A single Cyprinus carpio isolate SPL01 chromosome A6, ASM1834038v1, whole genome shotgun sequence DNA region contains:
- the LOC109089711 gene encoding fas apoptotic inhibitory molecule 1-like encodes MSRDIVGTWDVSLSDGVYRIEFEHGSTTGKRVIYINGQEVLRRDWMFKLVGKETFPVGRTDTKATISIEAITGFSYEYTLEINGKSLQTFLYNRSKMSKTWVLKLGGADYRIVLEKDTMDVWCNGQKMETIGEFTENGSETRFAVEKHECCIKATSSGRKRNGIVHSLLVDGIRIEEAIE; translated from the exons ATGTCCAGAGACATTGTGGGAACGTGGGACGTGTCACTTAGCGATGGGGTTTACCGAATTGAGTTTGAACACGGATCAACAACAGGGAAACGGGTCATTTACATTAATGGGCAG GAGGTGCTGAGGAGGGATTGGATGTTCAAACTGGTGGGCAAAGAAACGTTCCCTGTTGGGAGGACAGATACAAAAGCAACCATAAGTATTGAGGCAATCACTGGGTTTTCCTATGAGTACACACTGGAAATCAACGGAAAAAGTCTCCAAACATTTTTGTACAACCGATCAAAAATGTCCAAAACATGGGTGCTGAAACTGGGTGGTGCTGATTATAGGATAGTTCTAG AGAAAGACACTATGGATGTGTGGTGCAATGGACAGAAAATGGAGACAATA GGGGAGTTTACAGAGAATGGAAGCGAGACACGCTTTGCAGTGGAGAAGCATGAATGCTGCATTAAAGCAACAAGTAGTGGAAGGAAGCGAAATGGAATAGTTCATTCCCTGCTGGTGGATGGAATCAGGATAGAAGAGGCCATTGAGTAA
- the LOC109080472 gene encoding thiamine transporter 1-like isoform X1, with protein sequence MSEPWLYPTILLCIYGFFCSHRPLEPFLIPFLMGPDKNLTETEVVNEIYPFWTYSYLVLLFPVFLATDYLRYKPVLIVQAASFIVTYALLLMAQGVRAMELLEFFFGLASATEVAYYSYIYSVVEPSHYQRVTGFCRSVTLLGSAIGSLIGQILVSVAQVPMYYLSVITLVSSCIAFVAPWFLPMPNKSLFFHQRESSSQDDGALEPMNSSQLIEKPEDPESKMQLSADERTTLKDNPSSSGLLEVFKMLWSDFLQCYSSSTLLAWSVWWALSTCGYLQVINYAQALWEKILPSNEFEIYNGYVETISTLLAPCEVQESAFAAFVVSFVKVPWAVWGEFALCIFSVVIAVCVYLMDTIRNIWVCYTSYMLFRATYMLLITIATYQIAANLSMKRYALVFGVNTFIALLLQTLLTVIVVDSAGLGLDIFLQFLIYASYFAVIAVVFFIAWLYKLLKRRGAEGQSELPSRENIPKS encoded by the exons ATGTCTGAACCATGGCTTTACCCTACCATTTTACTCTGTATTTATGGGTTTTTCTGCAGCCACAGACCACTGGAACCTTTTCTAATCCCGTTTTTGATGGGACCTGATAAAAACCTGACGGAGACAGAG GTTGTGAATGAGATCTATCCATTCTGGACATATTCCTACCTTGTGCTGCTTTTTCCTGTTTTCCTGGCCACGGATTACCTTCGCTACAAGCCTGTGCTGATTGTCCAGGCGGCCAGCTTCATAGTGACATATGCTTTGCTTCTGATGGCCCAGGGTGTGAGGGCCATGGAGTTATTGGAGTTCTTTTTTGGTCTGGCATCTGCCACTGAAGTTGCTTACTATTCCTACATCTACAGTGTCGTGGAGCCATCTCATTATCAGAGAGTGACTGGTTTTTGTCGCAGTGTCACTCTGTTGGGCTCGGCCATTGGCTCACTCATTGGACAGATTCTGGTGTCTGTAGCCCAGGTGCCTATGTATTACTTGAGCGTCATCACACTGGTGTCCTCCTGCATAGCCTTTGTTGCCCCTTGGTTCCTACCCATGCCCAATAAGAGCCTGTTCTTTCACCAGAGAGAGAGCAGCTCTCAGGATGACGGAGCTCTGGAACCCATGAACAGTAGTCAGCTGATTGAAAAGCCAGAGGATCCAGAGTCCAAAATGCAGCTTAGTGCAGATGAAAGAACA ACTCTCAAGGACAATCCTAGCAGTAGTGGATTACTGGAAGTGTTTAAGATGCTCTGGTCAGACTTTCTGCAGTGTTACTCCTCCTCCACCCTTCTGGCCTGGTCAGTGTGGTGGGCTTTATCCACATGTGGTTACCTCCAGGTGATTAATTACGCGCAAGCACTTTGGGAGAAAATCTTGCCTTCCAATGAGTTTGAGATCTACAATGGATATGTGGAGACCATTTCTACCTTGCTTG ctccctGCGAAGTGCAAGAAA GTGCTTTTGCAGCATTTGTTGTAAGCTTCGTGAAAGTGCCCTGGGCAGTGTGGGGAGAATTTGCTCTCTGCATTTTCTCTGTGGTaattgcagtgtgtgtgtatctcaTGGACACCATCAGGAATATTTGGGTTTGCTACACTTCCTACATGCTCTTCAGAGCTACCTACATGCTGCTTATCACCATAGCAAC GTATCAGATAGCTGCTAACCTAAGCATGAAACGCTATGCATTGGTTTTCGGAGTAAACACTTTCATCGCACTCTTACTGCAGACACTTCTTACCGTGATTGTAGTAGATTCTGCCGGGCTAGGCCTGGACATTTTTCTACAG TTTCTGATCTATGCAAGTTACTTTGCTGTAATAGCAGTGGTATTCTTCATTGCTTGGCTGTATAAACTGCTCAAAAGGAGGGGAGCTGAAGGACAGAGCGAATTACCCTCAAGAGAGAACATTCCAAAGTCCTGA
- the LOC109080472 gene encoding thiamine transporter 1-like isoform X2, which produces MSEPWLYPTILLCIYGFFCSHRPLEPFLIPFLMGPDKNLTETEVVNEIYPFWTYSYLVLLFPVFLATDYLRYKPVLIVQAASFIVTYALLLMAQGVRAMELLEFFFGLASATEVAYYSYIYSVVEPSHYQRVTGFCRSVTLLGSAIGSLIGQILVSVAQVPMYYLSVITLVSSCIAFVAPWFLPMPNKSLFFHQRESSSQDDGALEPMNSSQLIEKPEDPESKMQLSADERTTLKDNPSSSGLLEVFKMLWSDFLQCYSSSTLLAWSVWWALSTCGYLQVINYAQALWEKILPSNEFEIYNGYVETISTLLGAFAAFVVSFVKVPWAVWGEFALCIFSVVIAVCVYLMDTIRNIWVCYTSYMLFRATYMLLITIATYQIAANLSMKRYALVFGVNTFIALLLQTLLTVIVVDSAGLGLDIFLQFLIYASYFAVIAVVFFIAWLYKLLKRRGAEGQSELPSRENIPKS; this is translated from the exons ATGTCTGAACCATGGCTTTACCCTACCATTTTACTCTGTATTTATGGGTTTTTCTGCAGCCACAGACCACTGGAACCTTTTCTAATCCCGTTTTTGATGGGACCTGATAAAAACCTGACGGAGACAGAG GTTGTGAATGAGATCTATCCATTCTGGACATATTCCTACCTTGTGCTGCTTTTTCCTGTTTTCCTGGCCACGGATTACCTTCGCTACAAGCCTGTGCTGATTGTCCAGGCGGCCAGCTTCATAGTGACATATGCTTTGCTTCTGATGGCCCAGGGTGTGAGGGCCATGGAGTTATTGGAGTTCTTTTTTGGTCTGGCATCTGCCACTGAAGTTGCTTACTATTCCTACATCTACAGTGTCGTGGAGCCATCTCATTATCAGAGAGTGACTGGTTTTTGTCGCAGTGTCACTCTGTTGGGCTCGGCCATTGGCTCACTCATTGGACAGATTCTGGTGTCTGTAGCCCAGGTGCCTATGTATTACTTGAGCGTCATCACACTGGTGTCCTCCTGCATAGCCTTTGTTGCCCCTTGGTTCCTACCCATGCCCAATAAGAGCCTGTTCTTTCACCAGAGAGAGAGCAGCTCTCAGGATGACGGAGCTCTGGAACCCATGAACAGTAGTCAGCTGATTGAAAAGCCAGAGGATCCAGAGTCCAAAATGCAGCTTAGTGCAGATGAAAGAACA ACTCTCAAGGACAATCCTAGCAGTAGTGGATTACTGGAAGTGTTTAAGATGCTCTGGTCAGACTTTCTGCAGTGTTACTCCTCCTCCACCCTTCTGGCCTGGTCAGTGTGGTGGGCTTTATCCACATGTGGTTACCTCCAGGTGATTAATTACGCGCAAGCACTTTGGGAGAAAATCTTGCCTTCCAATGAGTTTGAGATCTACAATGGATATGTGGAGACCATTTCTACCTTGCTTG GTGCTTTTGCAGCATTTGTTGTAAGCTTCGTGAAAGTGCCCTGGGCAGTGTGGGGAGAATTTGCTCTCTGCATTTTCTCTGTGGTaattgcagtgtgtgtgtatctcaTGGACACCATCAGGAATATTTGGGTTTGCTACACTTCCTACATGCTCTTCAGAGCTACCTACATGCTGCTTATCACCATAGCAAC GTATCAGATAGCTGCTAACCTAAGCATGAAACGCTATGCATTGGTTTTCGGAGTAAACACTTTCATCGCACTCTTACTGCAGACACTTCTTACCGTGATTGTAGTAGATTCTGCCGGGCTAGGCCTGGACATTTTTCTACAG TTTCTGATCTATGCAAGTTACTTTGCTGTAATAGCAGTGGTATTCTTCATTGCTTGGCTGTATAAACTGCTCAAAAGGAGGGGAGCTGAAGGACAGAGCGAATTACCCTCAAGAGAGAACATTCCAAAGTCCTGA